Within the Marasmius oreades isolate 03SP1 chromosome 10, whole genome shotgun sequence genome, the region CTCCTGGGGAAAAAAATATGAATTTCGGATTTTTATCAGCAACTCCTGACGCTCACCTCATTCTCTTGCCCAGTTAAATACCCCAAGCTTAAGCTTTCCTTAACACATGCTTCACGATCTTCAGGGTCTTCTGCAGCTGCCTGAAGTAGCCTCAACCATCTATCCATAAACGGTTTGCTATACTCCCTCGTCGCTCCGAAATCGACCAACTCTATCTGCCGTGTCCGTTGGTTGTACAGGAAATTCGTATAGTTTGGATCGGTCTGCATCATACGGAATTCAAAAAGCTCCCTGAGGCAAAGCAGAATGATGTTCGACGCGATCTAACAAATCAAGCATTAAAGTTGAAAACGCCGGGCGTGAAAATAGTGAAAAACACATACCTCATCCCTCTGTGCTTGGCTCAAATCAGAAACTTCAACTTCCCCAACACTGATACCATCTACTCGTTCCATGACCAACACTCTTTCCGTGCTTCCATCCCACACCCAAGGAACTTTAAATCGTTTATCCCCGCCAAGGTACTCTGATGACCCAAAAGCCCGCATGAACGACCCCTCACGCTTGTAATCACATTCCTCCGCCAACTCTTGTTTCATAACCTAAAAAGGAAGGGGATCAGAACAGCGATGATAAATCATTTTCAACGGTCCTCGAACCTGAATAGTCCTATCCAAAAACAAACCTTTCGGTAACAACTTCCCCGCCGTCAAAAGCAACTTTATATAACCAATATCACTCGAGATCGAGGTTGCTATATTAGGGAATTGTATCTTGACCGCAACCGGAGCAGGTTTTCCCGTGGGTGATGTCTCTGCTGTAAGAACCGCCGAGTGAACTTGGCCGATAGAGGCGGCAGCGAAGGGAATACGGTCGAACGAGACAAAATGGCGTGAATAATCGGGTCCTAATGATTCGACGAGAACTTTCTGCGCGAGTTTTTTTAGATCAGACTTATTTATACGACCCCGTGAAATGAAAAACTCTCTCTCCACTGACCTCCATCTGCCAATCCGGCATGTAATGTGCACTATcttgaactcttctgaatatTTTGTCAAGTTCTGGAGGAAGTAAATGTGTATCTGAAATAACAGGATGAGCATAAATTCTCCGAAAAGAGAGAATGGACAGACCTTGAATACTCAGAAACTGACCCAGTTTCAACGCAGCGCCTCTCATTTGCGATAATTTAGCGACTAGACGTTTGATATTTGCCTCTGTCATAATAAGAGAGCCACCACTCTCTTTGCGAGAAGCAGAAGGTTGGATGAATTCTGAAGCCATACCGTAGCTTAAAGATGCAGCGAGACCTAAAATGTTGGCGGCAAGGATTCAGAGAGAGAAGGAATTGGGGGGGGGGAGATGTGCTCTCTATACCTCCGTAATGAAAAAGACGTCCGATCCGGGAAGAAGGTACCTTGGACGACTGTAGATTGCGAGTATGGACTACCGTAGGTTCCTgagagaaagggaatgaTGGTTCGAGCGGAAGAGAAGAGCTTTGCTCCACGGCCGTTGGAGTGTAATCCTGAACATCCGAGTAATGTGAATCTTGACCGTCGAGTGCAGGGTGAATATCGAGTTTTGGGGGTGGGGCCTTTCAGAGTGATTAATACCAGCTCTTATGGCTTGTAAATAGTAGAATACCGGTACTGGCCCACTTTCGATGGGAGGGAACCTGGGCACCTTTACAGAGAAAAAACTGAGCCGCGAGTACACATCATGGGAAGTGTGCATTTACCGTCTCTGTTGATATTGTGGTACCAGCTACGTCAAGACGCCTTGTTGAGAGTTGAGTAGCTCTATAGCGAACAGCATGAGAGGCGATATCAGCGACCGATGAGAGAACGCAGAGCCAGTTATACGCTGGCCCAGGCGGCATTCGACGCGTTGTTTGTGTCACGGAAGAAACCGGCCTCTTCAACTACATCCTCCATTCCGTGCAACTCTTATTGGATTTCTTTCAGACATGGCTGCTGCACGAACAGCTGCTGCAGCGGTGGTAAGCCCCATGAACAGCTACCAAAATTAATCTCAACTCATGGCTTTTTTACAAGGACTTCACCCGCATTTACACAACCCTAGGCCTCGGAAAGGGTTCGAATCTCCACCATTTTCTTTCCACTTCGTTTCTCACAACAACAAATCCCCACAGAAACCATCGCCGCCGTCCAAGCTTTCCGCAAGCGTCATAGCGAAGCCCAACGCATCCACGGTCAATATGCTTCCCAACCCACCACCCTCGACTTTGCTCGTTACCGCGAAACCTTGAAGAACAAGGCCATCGTTGACGAGGCTGAAAAACTCTTCAAGGATTTCAAGCCCGTCACATACGATGTCAGTGCACACGTCAAAGCTATCGAGTCGTTCGAGGCGATTGCTGTAagtatcaaatttttatgaTCTCTGACATAGAGGTTAACTAACGTCCTTCAGTTGGAGAACGCCAAGGAGACGGAGAAGAAGGTGGATGCTGAGATTGAACAGCTCAAGGCAACCCTCGCCAACATCGAAGAGGCGAGACCGTTTGACCAACTCAGTGTGCGTATCCCCTCTTCTCTAAAACTCTGATATGCCCCCCTCACGAAGAGTGCAACAGGCAAATGACGTTGGCGAAGCTCACCCTCGCATCATTGAGACCGTCGAGACAATGTTGAAAAAGGGCAAATGGAGTGTACCTGGTACGTTTCAGTTTTCTAACATAGGTATCAAGACACTCATGTTGTTATATAGGGTACAAGGAGAAGTTTGGAGACCTCAATGTCATGTAATTCATCCTTCAATTCGCATAGAAATACATCTGCCTCAGACTCATGAATCGGACGTCCCCACTAATCTATTCCCAtttcctcatcttcgtcaCCCCCACTTTCTCTCCGTTTCGCAAAGAACCTTCGTCTGGAGGTATTGAATATCGGCACATACGTCCCTTTGTCAGGCACATATTCATGTGTATATTCGTTAGTTGATATGCTCATTATTCCACGGCGATTCGAGTTGGACACTACTGTCGGCATGCGCATAGCGCTGCGTGGATTATCCTCAGAGTC harbors:
- a CDS encoding uncharacterized protein (BUSCO:EOG09262Z14) produces the protein MPPGPAYNWLCVLSSVADIASHAVRYRATQLSTRRLDVAGTTISTETVPRFPPIESGPVPAPPPKLDIHPALDGQDSHYSDVQDYTPTAVEQSSSLPLEPSFPFSQEPTVVHTRNLQSSKVPSSRIGRLFHYGGLAASLSYGMASEFIQPSASRKESGGSLIMTEANIKRLVAKLSQMRGAALKLGQFLSIQDTHLLPPELDKIFRRVQDSAHYMPDWQMEKVLVESLGPDYSRHFVSFDRIPFAAASIGQVHSAVLTAETSPTGKPAPVAVKIQFPNIATSISSDIGYIKLLLTAGKLLPKGLFLDRTIQVMKQELAEECDYKREGSFMRAFGSSEYLGGDKRFKVPWVWDGSTERVLVMERVDGISVGEVEVSDLSQAQRDEIASNIILLCLRELFEFRMMQTDPNYTNFLYNQRTRQIELVDFGATREYSKPFMDRWLRLLQAAAEDPEDREACVKESLSLGYLTGQENEEMLNAHVKSLTLLATPFKQSTRQPYSFGPGTDWESITKEIRNQIPVMLQYRLTPPPRETYSLNRKLSGAFLLASRLRAVVDTKAIWDSVVEKYRFD